A stretch of the Aegilops tauschii subsp. strangulata cultivar AL8/78 chromosome 4, Aet v6.0, whole genome shotgun sequence genome encodes the following:
- the LOC109781419 gene encoding uncharacterized protein yields the protein MMHIQGSKHTTCRSAAVKHMCASVRLMRVCFRNETMGSGSVEVTDRVDSDRASKWARKKEKMLCYRCGDKGHFIAECVAELCDTCGKPAHDLGECPLLHDLAPSLMMYGVYCAELTFFESPNEREAPDKTQSMTTGIVKVTRGEVSETQIVQRLKELAPSDFQWELVSLEAKLFRVEFPSVENLQRLLSFGMCKVPGTDCILEFHEWKKVKPQGKPLTQVWLRFSGAPSKLMQNARVVASLGIMVGKTERVDMAFTRAHGVARLLVSVLDIEFVPDVVKWTYRGQVFNLVIEFEDESLFAEAANGTDVDMHKGDDSSGAKEAPVDDSG from the exons ATGATGCACATTCAAGGCAGCAAGCACACCACATGTCGCAGCGCCGCCGTCAAACACATGTGTGCATCCGTGCGGTTGATGCGTGTGTGCTTTAG GAATGAGACCATGGGGTCAGGGTCAGTGGAGGTGACAGACAGGGTTGATTCGGATAGGGCGTCCAAGTGGGCGCGCAAGAAGGAGAAAATGTTGTGCTATCGTTGTGGAGACAAGGGTCATTTTATTGCTGAGTGCGTGGCTGAACTATGTGATACTTGTGGCAAGCCCGCACATGATTTGGGGGAATGTCCGCTTTTGCATGATCTGGCACCGTCCCTTATGATGTATGGAGTGTATTGTGCTGAACTCACGTTCTTTGAGTCTCCTAATGAGAGGGAGGCTCCTGACAAGACCCAGAGCATGACCACTGGGATTGTCAAAGTTACCAGAGGAGAGGTCTCTGAGACGCAGATTGTGCAGAGGCTGAAGGAGTTAGCTCCCAGTGACTTCCAGTGGGAGCTCGTTAGTCTCGAGGCAAAGTTGTTCAGGGTTGAGTTCCCTTCGGTGGAGAATTTGCAGAGACTTCTGAGTTTTGGGATGTGCAAAGTGCCGGGTACAGATTGTATCCTCGAGTTCCATGAATGGAAGAAGGTCAAGCCTCAAGGTAAGCCTCTTACTCAGGTTTGGCTGCGTTTTTCTGGGGCTCCCTCGAAGCTGATGCAGAATGCTAGGGTCGTGGCTAGTTTGGGCATTATGGTGGGGAAAACTGAGAGAGTGGATATGGCTTTTACCAGAGCTCACGGGGTAGCCCGACTGCTGGTTAGTGTTCTGGATATTGAGTTCGTGCCTGATGTGGTCAAGTGGACATATCGAGGCCAGGTTTTTAATCTCGTGATTGAGTTTGAGGATGAGAGTCTGTTCGCCGAGGCGGCTAACGGGACTGATGTTGATATGCACAAAGGAGATGACAGTTCGGGAGCTAAGGAGGCACCGGTCGATGATTCTGGATGA
- the LOC109781418 gene encoding uncharacterized protein, translating into MEKGKGLARRWAVELHDASSSSSSPAFPDPPGFTRSAPEAEDAASARQRKETEAAWKGQKAWEVAQAPFKNLMMMGFMMWMAGSTVHLFSIGIVFSALWQPFNALRSVGKVFEPFKDPRVDTLAPKLLFTALNLAAMGLGVWKLNTLGLLPTNASDWVSSLSPAREVEYAGGGIPLM; encoded by the exons ATGGAGAAGGGCAAGGGCCTCGCCCGCCGCTGGGCAGTGGAGCTCCACGACGCATCTTCCTCCTCATCCTCGCCTGCCTTCCCCGATCCTCCCGGCTTCACCAGATCTGCCCCGGAAGCG GAGGACGCCGCCAGCGCACGGCAGCGCAAGGAGACCGAAGCCGCCTGGAAGGGGCAG AAGGCCTGGGAGGTGGCGCAGGCGCCCTTCAAGAACCTGATGATGATGGGTTTTATGATGTGGATGGCCGGGAGCACAGTCCACCTGTTCAGCATTGGCATCGTCTTCTCTGCTCTCTGGCAGCCCTTCAACGCACTCCGATCTGTCGGGAAAG TTTTTGAACCATTTAAGGACCCAAGGGTGGATACACTTGCACCTAAGTTGCTCTTCACTGCTCTCAACTTGGCCGCTATGGGTTTGGGTGTTTGGAAG CTCAATACATTGGGTCTTCTTCCAACAAATGCATCAGACTGGGTATCTTCACTGTCTCCTGCTCGG GAGGTTGAATATGCTGGTGGAGGGATCCCCTTGATGTAA